Proteins co-encoded in one Phragmitibacter flavus genomic window:
- a CDS encoding response regulator transcription factor, which translates to MKRILLVDDDLVFREQLALALQRRGYHCHQVPDGATALQHLQTNPIDAAVIDLRMPGISGIETVQSIHQHLPTARLIVLTGYGSIPSALEAIRLGASDYLAKPVNADHIAAAIEGQPIDTPPPDSAPTLDKVEWEHIQRVLSDCHGNISQAAEVLGIHRRSLQRKLNRYAPIR; encoded by the coding sequence ATGAAGCGGATCCTCCTCGTTGACGACGACCTCGTCTTCCGCGAACAACTCGCCCTCGCCCTGCAACGGCGCGGTTACCACTGCCATCAAGTCCCCGACGGCGCGACCGCCCTCCAGCACCTGCAAACCAACCCCATCGACGCCGCCGTCATCGACCTGCGCATGCCCGGCATCAGCGGGATCGAAACCGTCCAGTCCATTCACCAACATCTCCCCACCGCCCGCCTCATCGTCCTCACCGGTTACGGCAGCATCCCCTCCGCCCTCGAAGCCATCCGCCTCGGAGCCTCCGACTACCTCGCCAAACCCGTCAACGCCGACCATATCGCCGCCGCCATCGAAGGCCAACCCATCGACACCCCACCCCCCGACTCCGCTCCCACCCTCGACAAAGTCGAATGGGAACACATCCAACGTGTTCTCTCCGACTGCCACGGCAACATCAGTCAAGCCGCCGAAGTGCTCGGCATCCACCGCCGTTCCCTGCAACGCAAACTCAACCGCTACGCCCCAATCCGCTGA
- a CDS encoding ATP-binding protein, translating to MTAAVPVTNPEQGLPVLDTLAVDSLIRLRWLAVLGQFVTILTARFTLEVHIQWLPVLLIIGTTALTNLFLILLRRAGTWLSISAVPHVMAWDTLLLAALLYWTGGTENPFTLFLLLNAVLAALTLSRLSAWLLMLVGLISLLVLIQHHHPLLHLNGKPLSADHLLVGRIVAFFLISSTLIHLVQRLRGQLRREMRTRRQTQEHLAEERRHHSIATLAAGAAHELGTPLSTIAVVSREMELELQNDEADHDLTQMARTINSQVERCQQILSRLRPELTPIPTQNFHLTELQTQLLEHLNPEDQTRCFFHWHHPHPIHLPLQAIREALGNLIRNALQSSTHHQPVDINAQLDAHHIHFTVRDHGHGIPAAIRRHLGEPFLTTKPPGQGMGLGLHLVKLLAHQLGGSLHFTPAPGGGETFTLTLPNHATKHHTTAS from the coding sequence GTGACCGCCGCAGTCCCAGTCACCAACCCGGAGCAAGGCCTGCCCGTTCTCGACACCCTCGCCGTCGACTCCCTGATCCGCCTCCGCTGGCTCGCCGTCCTCGGCCAGTTCGTCACCATCCTCACTGCCCGCTTCACCCTTGAGGTCCACATTCAGTGGCTGCCCGTGCTGCTCATCATCGGCACCACCGCCCTCACCAACCTCTTCCTCATCCTCCTCCGCCGCGCAGGCACCTGGCTCAGCATCAGCGCCGTCCCCCACGTCATGGCCTGGGACACCCTGCTCCTCGCCGCCCTGCTTTACTGGACCGGTGGCACCGAAAACCCCTTCACCCTTTTCCTTCTCCTCAACGCCGTCCTTGCCGCCCTCACCCTCAGCCGACTCTCCGCCTGGCTGCTCATGCTCGTCGGCCTCATCTCCCTGCTCGTCCTCATTCAACACCATCATCCTCTCCTCCATCTAAACGGCAAGCCCCTCAGCGCCGATCACCTCCTGGTTGGACGCATCGTTGCCTTCTTCCTCATCAGCAGCACCCTCATCCACCTCGTCCAACGCCTGCGCGGCCAGCTGCGCCGCGAAATGCGCACCCGGCGCCAAACCCAGGAACACCTCGCCGAAGAACGCCGTCACCACAGCATCGCCACCCTCGCCGCCGGAGCCGCCCACGAACTCGGCACCCCCCTCTCCACCATCGCCGTCGTCAGCCGCGAAATGGAACTCGAACTCCAGAACGACGAAGCCGACCACGACCTCACGCAAATGGCCCGCACCATCAACAGCCAGGTCGAACGCTGCCAGCAAATCCTCTCCCGGCTCCGTCCCGAACTCACCCCCATCCCCACCCAAAACTTCCACCTCACCGAACTCCAAACCCAACTCCTCGAACACCTCAACCCTGAAGACCAAACCCGCTGCTTCTTCCACTGGCACCATCCCCACCCCATTCACCTTCCCCTCCAGGCCATCCGCGAAGCCCTCGGCAACCTCATCCGCAACGCCCTCCAGTCCTCCACCCATCATCAACCCGTCGACATCAACGCCCAGCTCGACGCCCACCACATCCACTTCACCGTGCGCGACCACGGCCACGGCATCCCCGCCGCCATCCGCCGCCACCTCGGCGAACCCTTCCTCACCACCAAACCCCCCGGACAGGGCATGGGTCTCGGCCTCCACCTCGTCAAACTCCTCGCCCATCAACTCGGCGGCAGCCTCCACTTCACCCCAGCCCCCGGCGGCGGAGAAACCTTCACCCTCACCCTCCCCAACCATGCGACAAAACACCACACCACAGCCAGTTGA
- a CDS encoding TonB-dependent receptor family protein, with product MKHRLLLSAILIGLTPLSAQQSSLPATTTLPEVTVNATQDNPSLTVPSSSAARTELARTPGNTSVVDAETYRLGRSSSFEDIFSSIPGVYSPARGSDGDEVKLSIRGSGLDLGFHLRGIKLLQDGVPVTLADGFGDFQSIDPLSLDYVEVFRGSNALRYGSTTLGGAINFVSPTGYSADPFRIRLEGGSYGYLNGQISSGGVSGPFDYYISTSFLNRDGFQEHSELRNRRFFGNFGYRISDDIETRFFLTYVESRSALPGNLTADQIRTNPRAASADAIAFDQRRDVDWFRIANKTTFQIDSEQRLETSLYYTYFLLDHPLFWNPFFLNGLGVRYGTYNSFGGELRYLNEADLFGRKNRLTMGFAPAATFLHDERLINDFGKRGARVGDGDTTAINYDFYIEDQHYLTDQFSLILGSSFTYAVRNFDDNFLTDPNGDQSRDQSYTGFSPKLGALYELSQRTQLFANVSRSFEPPTTVEIVGLGGPAGDVLTREISEQTATTIEVGTRGESGRFKWEIAYYYSWLKNELLTLNDSAGNPLGTINGPDTHHQGIEFGLDTVLWQSSPPAMAIATSAKSAKAVMPVQAHEASQLTLKQIFNWNDFRFDNSESYGDNQLAGAPEFFYRAELLLELSNGIYMGPNFQWVSKLPADYANSLYADGYAILGFRLGYRSPKGWTIFAEARNLTDENYASSAEPIADARTSFGPAQVFHPGEPLSFFAGFEYKF from the coding sequence ATGAAACATCGACTCCTGTTATCCGCCATTCTCATCGGCCTCACTCCGCTGAGCGCCCAACAATCCTCACTCCCTGCCACCACCACGCTGCCCGAAGTCACCGTCAACGCGACACAAGACAACCCCTCCCTCACCGTCCCTTCCTCCAGCGCCGCCAGAACCGAACTCGCCCGCACTCCTGGCAACACTTCCGTCGTCGATGCGGAAACCTACCGGCTCGGACGCTCCTCCTCTTTCGAAGACATCTTCAGCAGCATCCCCGGCGTCTACTCCCCCGCCCGCGGCAGCGATGGCGATGAAGTGAAACTCTCCATTCGTGGCAGCGGACTTGACCTCGGCTTCCACCTGCGCGGCATCAAACTCCTGCAAGACGGCGTGCCCGTCACCCTCGCCGACGGCTTCGGTGACTTCCAATCCATCGATCCGCTCTCGCTCGACTACGTTGAAGTCTTCCGCGGCTCCAACGCCCTGCGTTACGGCTCCACCACCCTCGGCGGTGCCATCAACTTCGTCAGCCCCACCGGCTACTCCGCCGACCCTTTCCGAATTCGACTCGAAGGTGGCAGCTACGGTTACCTCAACGGCCAGATCAGTTCCGGCGGCGTCAGCGGTCCCTTCGATTATTACATCAGCACCTCCTTCCTCAATCGAGACGGCTTCCAGGAACACTCCGAACTCCGCAACCGCCGTTTCTTCGGCAACTTCGGCTATCGCATCAGCGACGACATCGAAACCCGCTTCTTCCTCACTTATGTTGAAAGCCGTTCGGCCCTTCCCGGCAACCTCACCGCTGACCAAATCAGAACCAACCCACGCGCCGCCTCCGCCGACGCCATCGCGTTCGACCAACGCCGCGACGTCGACTGGTTCCGCATCGCCAACAAAACCACTTTCCAGATCGACAGCGAACAACGCCTCGAGACCAGCCTTTACTACACCTACTTCCTGCTCGACCACCCGCTGTTCTGGAACCCCTTTTTCCTCAACGGCCTCGGCGTCCGATACGGCACCTACAACAGCTTCGGCGGCGAACTTCGCTATCTCAATGAAGCCGACCTCTTCGGCCGCAAAAACCGCCTCACCATGGGCTTCGCTCCGGCCGCCACCTTTCTCCACGATGAACGTCTCATCAACGACTTCGGCAAACGCGGCGCAAGAGTCGGCGACGGCGACACCACCGCCATCAACTACGATTTCTACATCGAAGACCAACACTACCTCACCGACCAATTCTCCCTCATCCTCGGCTCCTCTTTCACTTATGCCGTGCGTAACTTCGACGATAACTTCCTCACCGATCCCAACGGCGACCAATCTCGCGATCAAAGCTACACCGGCTTCAGTCCAAAACTTGGTGCCCTCTATGAACTGAGTCAGCGGACCCAGCTTTTCGCCAATGTCAGCCGCAGCTTCGAGCCCCCCACCACCGTTGAAATCGTCGGTCTCGGCGGACCCGCCGGAGACGTGCTCACCCGTGAAATTTCCGAACAAACCGCCACTACCATCGAAGTCGGCACCCGCGGCGAATCCGGACGTTTCAAGTGGGAGATCGCCTACTACTACTCCTGGCTCAAAAACGAACTGCTCACCCTCAACGACTCCGCCGGCAACCCCCTCGGCACCATCAACGGACCCGACACCCATCATCAAGGCATCGAGTTCGGATTGGACACCGTCCTCTGGCAAAGCAGCCCTCCCGCCATGGCCATCGCCACCAGCGCGAAGTCAGCCAAAGCCGTGATGCCCGTTCAAGCCCATGAAGCAAGCCAGCTAACCTTGAAACAAATCTTCAACTGGAACGACTTCCGTTTCGACAACAGCGAATCCTATGGCGACAACCAGCTCGCAGGAGCCCCGGAATTCTTCTACCGCGCCGAACTTCTCCTCGAACTCAGCAACGGCATCTACATGGGACCCAACTTCCAGTGGGTTTCCAAACTCCCCGCCGACTATGCCAACAGCCTCTATGCCGACGGCTATGCCATCCTCGGATTCCGACTCGGCTACCGCAGCCCCAAAGGCTGGACGATCTTCGCCGAAGCCCGCAACCTCACGGATGAAAACTACGCTTCCTCCGCAGAACCCATCGCCGACGCCCGAACCTCCTTCGGCCCCGCCCAAGTCTTCCACCCCGGCGAGCCCCTCTCCTTCTTCGCCGGTTTTGAATACAAATTTTGA
- a CDS encoding heavy-metal-associated domain-containing protein yields MKSILQLTLIITISLSTILPLPAADPTNTTTYQGKISGLFCHACASKVKAALSKLDGVTKVTITKGEEQGIQNLHIEATPTSKPITKDTAIKALGKDADSYHILSLSNSPS; encoded by the coding sequence ATGAAATCCATCCTCCAACTCACTCTCATCATCACCATCTCACTTTCCACCATTCTGCCACTTCCGGCCGCCGACCCAACCAACACCACCACTTACCAAGGCAAAATCAGCGGTCTCTTCTGCCACGCCTGCGCCAGCAAAGTCAAGGCCGCCCTCAGCAAACTCGATGGCGTCACCAAGGTCACCATCACCAAAGGCGAGGAGCAAGGCATCCAAAATCTCCACATCGAAGCCACCCCCACCTCCAAACCTATCACCAAAGACACCGCCATCAAAGCCCTCGGTAAAGACGCCGACAGCTATCACATCCTCAGCCTTTCAAACTCCCCCTCCTAA
- a CDS encoding SCO family protein, with protein MQASQPPPVAAPFNPWRFWFIIGGICALVIAASMASTKLMRSKSASARPLLRYHQIPPNLEATERSGGPVNIASLNGKVRIFAYIYTICPHGCAAVIGEMLKLQKQFGQRDDFHQVSISVVPEHDTAATMAAYAEGIGLKPADPWWFLTGKREPLWQYMTEGLRLEPASPIPEEERLHPLDIYAHDLRVVLVDREGYVRGYYSIFHPQPEIASLMCERLQQDTQRLLKNPKL; from the coding sequence ATGCAAGCATCCCAACCACCACCAGTTGCCGCCCCTTTCAACCCCTGGCGCTTCTGGTTCATCATCGGCGGCATCTGCGCCCTCGTCATTGCTGCTTCCATGGCATCGACCAAACTGATGCGCAGCAAAAGCGCGTCCGCACGTCCCCTGCTGCGCTACCATCAGATCCCCCCCAACCTCGAAGCCACCGAGCGATCAGGCGGCCCTGTCAACATCGCCAGCCTGAATGGCAAGGTTCGCATCTTCGCCTATATCTACACCATCTGCCCCCACGGCTGCGCCGCCGTCATTGGCGAGATGCTCAAACTCCAAAAGCAGTTCGGTCAACGGGACGACTTCCATCAAGTCTCCATCTCCGTCGTCCCCGAGCATGACACCGCCGCCACGATGGCCGCCTACGCCGAAGGCATCGGCCTCAAACCCGCCGATCCCTGGTGGTTCCTCACCGGAAAACGCGAACCTCTCTGGCAATACATGACCGAGGGCCTGCGACTCGAACCCGCCTCGCCCATCCCCGAAGAAGAACGCCTCCATCCCCTCGACATCTACGCCCACGACCTCCGCGTCGTGCTCGTCGACCGCGAAGGTTACGTCCGTGGTTACTACTCCATCTTCCACCCCCAACCCGAGATCGCCAGCCTCATGTGCGAGCGCCTCCAGCAAGACACCCAACGCCTCCTCAAAAATCCAAAACTCTGA
- a CDS encoding c-type cytochrome, whose translation MTISKSILPLIAVLAFTTTTPAQDTALEAQKQAGQQPYMPVCSACHHPPGMALPGMSPPLANSDWVTAAKPDRLIRIVLHGMTGLININGNPFPPPPPVMPGQGTLSDEQIANIPPYTRTASGNTAPAVTPAEVAAIRAAEKARTGMWLEAELLKIPVE comes from the coding sequence ATGACCATTTCAAAATCCATCCTTCCCCTCATCGCCGTCCTCGCCTTCACCACCACCACCCCCGCCCAGGACACCGCGCTCGAAGCACAAAAACAAGCAGGCCAGCAACCCTACATGCCCGTCTGTTCCGCCTGTCACCACCCCCCCGGCATGGCCCTCCCCGGCATGTCCCCGCCCCTCGCCAACTCCGACTGGGTCACTGCCGCCAAACCCGACCGCCTCATCCGCATTGTGCTTCACGGCATGACCGGACTCATCAACATCAACGGCAACCCCTTCCCCCCCCCCCCCCCCGTGATGCCCGGACAAGGCACCCTCAGCGACGAACAAATCGCCAACATCCCCCCCTACACCCGCACCGCCTCCGGCAACACCGCCCCCGCCGTCACCCCCGCCGAAGTCGCCGCCATTCGTGCCGCTGAAAAAGCCCGCACGGGCATGTGGCTTGAAGCCGAACTCCTCAAAATCCCCGTCGAGTAA